The following coding sequences lie in one Bordetella genomosp. 9 genomic window:
- a CDS encoding PepSY-associated TM helix domain-containing protein, which yields MTSPSTRRAYWLKTLHQWHWISAALCLIGMLLFAATGLTLNNAGLIDARPRVSTRHAELPEPLRARLEREAPAHRRAKDPLPEDAARWLAANLDVDAAGKPAEWSPDEIYVSLPRAGGDAWLSIDLASGAVEHELTDRGWVAYLNDLHKGRNTGKAWSWFIDVFAAACLVFSLTGLFLLAMHAGRRLATWPVVGLGLAVPLVLALLFIH from the coding sequence ATGACGTCCCCGTCCACCCGCCGGGCCTACTGGCTCAAAACCTTGCACCAATGGCATTGGATCAGCGCCGCGCTATGCCTGATCGGGATGCTGCTGTTCGCGGCGACCGGCTTGACGCTGAACAACGCCGGGCTGATCGACGCCAGGCCCCGGGTGTCCACCCGCCACGCCGAATTGCCGGAGCCGCTGCGCGCCCGGCTGGAACGCGAAGCGCCCGCGCATCGCCGCGCCAAGGATCCCCTGCCGGAGGACGCGGCGCGATGGTTGGCCGCGAACCTGGACGTGGACGCCGCGGGCAAGCCCGCCGAGTGGTCTCCCGACGAAATCTATGTATCGCTGCCGCGCGCCGGCGGCGACGCCTGGCTATCCATCGACCTGGCGAGCGGCGCCGTGGAACACGAACTTACCGACCGCGGCTGGGTGGCCTATTTGAACGACCTGCACAAGGGCCGCAATACCGGCAAGGCCTGGAGCTGGTTCATCGATGTCTTCGCCGCCGCCTGTCTGGTGTTTTCGTTGACCGGCCTGTTCCTGCTCGCCATGCATGCCGGACGGCGCCTGGCCACGTGGCCCGTGGTCGGGCTGGGATTGGCGGTTCCGCTGGTGCTCGCGCTGCTTTTCATTCATTGA
- the nadS gene encoding NadS family protein, with amino-acid sequence MKKDDTLFDELHTSLKQAVAIRKGEMQPSRVFKVETIDVKATREKTRLSQREFAEAIQVSVRTLQNWEQGHRNPTGPAVALLKIVASAPDVAVRALRA; translated from the coding sequence ATGAAGAAAGACGATACGTTGTTCGACGAGCTTCACACCAGTCTGAAGCAGGCAGTGGCCATCCGCAAAGGTGAGATGCAGCCGTCGCGCGTGTTCAAGGTGGAGACGATTGACGTCAAGGCTACGCGTGAAAAAACGCGCTTGTCTCAAAGGGAATTTGCCGAGGCGATCCAAGTCAGCGTCCGCACATTGCAGAACTGGGAGCAGGGGCATAGGAACCCGACCGGCCCGGCGGTTGCTTTGTTGAAGATTGTGGCGAGCGCACCGGATGTCGCGGTGCGCGCGTTGCGAGCGTGA
- a CDS encoding DUF4198 domain-containing protein — protein sequence MKHARRIAAILAFTLPALAHAHDMWILPSSTVLSGDQNWITVDGAVGNDKFYFNHAPLRLDGLDIVAPDGTAAQPENVTRGKLRSSFDLQLKQQGTYRVAVVNDGVFARWKEDGKPRRYFGKPDGLSAVPAGAQDLVIQQNVGRIETFVTAGKPTPVKPVGKGLELVAVTHPNDLYAGESATFQLQLDGKPAPGMTVNIVPGGSRYRDRLDEIKVTTGNDGSFSVKWPQAGMYWVEASAEDDKTTVPRAAKRHLSYAGTFEVLAQ from the coding sequence ATGAAGCACGCCCGTCGTATTGCCGCCATCCTGGCGTTCACCCTGCCCGCCCTGGCGCACGCGCACGATATGTGGATCCTGCCTTCGTCCACCGTGCTGTCGGGAGACCAGAACTGGATCACCGTGGATGGCGCGGTCGGCAACGACAAGTTCTATTTCAACCATGCGCCCCTGCGGCTGGACGGACTCGATATCGTCGCGCCGGACGGCACGGCGGCGCAGCCCGAGAACGTCACTCGCGGCAAGCTGCGCAGCAGCTTCGACCTGCAGTTGAAGCAGCAAGGGACTTATCGGGTCGCGGTGGTCAACGACGGCGTGTTTGCCCGCTGGAAGGAAGACGGCAAGCCCCGGCGCTACTTCGGCAAACCGGATGGCCTGAGCGCGGTGCCCGCCGGCGCGCAGGATCTGGTGATCCAGCAGAACGTGGGGCGCATCGAAACCTTCGTCACGGCAGGCAAGCCCACGCCGGTCAAGCCGGTCGGCAAAGGCCTGGAGCTGGTCGCCGTCACGCATCCGAACGACCTGTACGCCGGCGAGTCGGCGACGTTCCAGTTGCAGTTGGACGGCAAGCCGGCGCCCGGGATGACGGTGAACATCGTGCCGGGCGGCAGCCGCTATCGCGACCGGCTGGACGAAATCAAGGTGACCACGGGCAATGACGGCAGCTTTTCGGTGAAATGGCCGCAGGCCGGCATGTATTGGGTCGAAGCCTCCGCCGAGGATGACAAGACCACCGTGCCGCGCGCCGCCAAGCGCCATCTGTCGTATGCGGGCACCTTCGAAGTGCTGGCGCAATGA
- a CDS encoding sulfite reductase subunit alpha codes for MMLRACCACAVVLAWLLLCLCAWQRYRREREPDAPAMAANAVLVLHASQSGMAAELAQASARALRQDGVPAHVASLDRIDARQLANCSRALFLASTYGEGDPPDAAAAFAGTVMASGARLDGLRYAVLALGDRSYANFCGFGRRLAGWLQASGAAALFDTVEVDRGDPAALRHWRRQLAMLAGRADTAADADADADADADWTCGAGSQSSHAVWELAERVLVNPGSSGDPCYHLALAPRTPVNWQAGDIAEIFVIGPGGEPVRRDYSIASLPADGAIHLLVRQRRMADGRAGLGSGWLTADAPLGAEVRLRIRANPNFHTPADDRPMILIGNGTGIAGLRAHLKARAHAGRRRNWLLFGERHAAHDRPYADDLETWRSQGLIERLDLVYSRETAQRRYVQHALAAAADQVRAWIGAGAAVYVCGSASGMAGGVDAVLRDILGAPALAKLTREGRYRRDVY; via the coding sequence ATGATGTTGCGCGCATGCTGCGCCTGCGCGGTCGTGCTTGCCTGGCTGCTGTTGTGCCTGTGCGCATGGCAGCGGTACCGGCGCGAGCGCGAACCCGATGCGCCCGCCATGGCCGCCAACGCGGTTCTGGTGCTGCACGCCAGCCAGAGCGGCATGGCGGCGGAGCTGGCGCAGGCCAGCGCCCGCGCGTTGCGCCAGGACGGCGTGCCCGCGCACGTCGCAAGCCTGGATCGCATCGACGCGCGGCAACTGGCGAACTGTTCGCGCGCCCTTTTCCTGGCCAGCACATACGGGGAAGGCGATCCGCCCGACGCGGCGGCCGCCTTCGCCGGCACGGTCATGGCGTCGGGCGCCCGGCTGGACGGCCTGCGTTACGCCGTGCTGGCCCTGGGGGACCGCAGTTATGCGAACTTCTGCGGCTTCGGCCGGCGCCTGGCGGGCTGGCTGCAGGCCAGCGGCGCGGCGGCGCTGTTCGACACGGTGGAGGTCGACCGTGGCGACCCTGCCGCCCTGCGGCACTGGCGCCGGCAGCTCGCGATGCTGGCCGGCCGCGCCGACACGGCGGCGGACGCAGATGCGGATGCGGATGCGGATGCGGACTGGACCTGCGGCGCCGGATCGCAATCGTCCCATGCCGTCTGGGAACTGGCCGAGCGCGTGCTGGTGAACCCCGGCAGCAGCGGCGACCCTTGCTATCACCTGGCGCTTGCGCCACGCACACCGGTCAACTGGCAGGCGGGGGACATCGCCGAGATCTTCGTTATCGGCCCCGGCGGCGAACCGGTCAGGCGCGACTACTCCATCGCATCGCTGCCCGCCGACGGCGCCATCCATTTGCTGGTGCGGCAGCGGCGCATGGCTGACGGCCGCGCCGGGCTGGGCAGCGGTTGGCTGACCGCGGACGCGCCGCTGGGCGCCGAGGTGCGGCTGCGCATCCGCGCCAACCCGAATTTCCACACGCCGGCCGACGACCGGCCCATGATATTGATCGGCAACGGGACCGGCATCGCGGGGCTGCGCGCACACCTGAAGGCCCGCGCCCACGCCGGCCGCCGCCGCAACTGGCTGCTGTTCGGCGAAAGGCACGCGGCCCACGACCGCCCTTATGCCGATGATCTCGAAACCTGGCGCAGCCAAGGCCTCATCGAACGGCTGGACCTGGTCTACTCGCGAGAGACGGCGCAGCGGCGCTATGTCCAGCACGCGCTGGCCGCGGCGGCGGACCAGGTGCGCGCCTGGATCGGCGCCGGCGCGGCGGTGTATGTGTGCGGCAGCGCAAGCGGCATGGCGGGCGGCGTCGACGCCGTCCTGCGCGACATCCTGGGCGCGCCAGCCCTTGCGAAGCTGACGCGCGAAGGCCGTTACCGCCGCGACGTTTACTGA
- the dkgB gene encoding 2,5-didehydrogluconate reductase DkgB, with the protein MSLPAFGLGTYRLQGQTVIDSVRQALELGYRAIDTAQIYGNEAEIGRAIADSGVARDALFLTTKIWTDNLSPEKLIPSLKESLARLRTDHVDLTLIHWPSPDDAVPLEDSLAALRDARQQGLTREIGVSNFTVALMQRAIDAVGAGAIATNQIELHPYLQNRKVTDFAARHGIRITSYMTLGYGKVLADPVIREIADRRHATPAQVALAWAMQLGYAVIPSSTKRENLASNLLARDLKLSDDDMREIAALDRGERLVSPGGLAPDWD; encoded by the coding sequence ATGTCCCTGCCCGCTTTCGGCCTAGGCACCTATCGCCTGCAAGGCCAGACCGTCATTGATTCCGTGCGCCAGGCGCTGGAACTCGGCTACCGGGCCATCGACACGGCCCAGATCTACGGAAACGAGGCCGAGATCGGCCGCGCCATCGCGGATAGCGGCGTCGCGCGCGACGCGCTGTTCCTGACCACCAAGATCTGGACGGACAATCTGTCGCCGGAAAAGTTGATTCCAAGTCTGAAAGAAAGCCTGGCCAGGCTGCGCACGGATCACGTCGACCTGACGTTGATCCATTGGCCTTCGCCGGATGACGCGGTGCCGCTGGAAGACAGCCTGGCAGCGCTGCGCGACGCACGCCAGCAGGGATTGACCCGCGAGATCGGAGTATCCAACTTCACCGTGGCGCTGATGCAGCGGGCCATCGATGCGGTCGGCGCGGGGGCGATCGCGACCAATCAAATCGAACTGCATCCTTACCTGCAGAACCGCAAGGTCACGGATTTCGCCGCCCGGCATGGTATCCGCATTACTTCGTACATGACGCTGGGCTACGGCAAGGTGCTGGCCGACCCCGTCATACGTGAAATCGCGGATCGCCGCCACGCTACGCCCGCGCAGGTCGCGTTGGCGTGGGCGATGCAATTGGGCTATGCCGTCATTCCGTCATCGACCAAGCGGGAAAACCTGGCCAGCAATCTGCTCGCGCGAGACCTGAAACTCAGCGACGACGACATGCGCGAGATTGCGGCCCTCGACCGTGGCGAACGTTTGGTCTCCCCCGGCGGACTGGCTCCCGATTGGGATTGA
- the amaB gene encoding L-piperidine-6-carboxylate dehydrogenase: protein MTSPAQLTRTLLERLGVDLTAHAGGALRVQSPIDGSAIGTVAEATAEQTRQAVDRAQQAFLDWRNVPAPQRGELVRLLGEALRAEKEALGQLVSLEAGKILTEGLGEVQEMIDICDFAVGLSRQLYGLTIASERPGHRMMETWHPLGVVGVITAFNFPVAVWAWNTALALVCGNSVVWKPSEKTPLTALACQAIFDRAAASFGKAPAHLSQVVVGQREAGEALVDHPKVALVSATGSTRMGREVGPRVARRFGRSLLELGGNNAVIVAPSADLDLAVRGIVFAAVGTAGQRCTTTRRLIVHHSLKAALVERLKKAYAGLPIGNPLESGTLVGPLIDQGGFDGMQRALAAVREEGGRITGGERVLQDRYPQAYYVKPAIVEMDRQTDTVRHETFAPILYVVGYDTLEEALRIQNDVPQGLSSAIFTNDLREAETFLSASGSDCGIANVNIGTSGAEIGGAFGGEKETGGGRESGSDAWRAYMRRATNTVNYSRALPLAQGVKFDI, encoded by the coding sequence ATGACCTCGCCCGCACAACTTACGCGCACCCTGCTCGAACGCCTGGGGGTTGACCTGACAGCCCACGCAGGCGGCGCCCTGCGGGTGCAGTCTCCCATCGATGGCAGTGCGATCGGCACGGTCGCCGAAGCAACGGCCGAGCAGACGCGGCAGGCCGTGGATCGCGCCCAGCAAGCCTTCCTGGACTGGCGCAACGTGCCGGCGCCGCAACGCGGCGAACTGGTGCGTCTGCTCGGCGAAGCCCTGCGCGCCGAAAAGGAAGCGCTGGGCCAGCTGGTGTCGCTGGAGGCCGGGAAAATCCTGACCGAGGGCCTGGGCGAGGTTCAGGAGATGATCGATATCTGCGATTTCGCCGTTGGCCTGTCGCGTCAGCTCTACGGTCTGACCATCGCGTCCGAACGACCGGGCCATCGCATGATGGAGACCTGGCATCCGCTGGGCGTGGTCGGCGTCATCACGGCCTTCAATTTCCCGGTTGCCGTCTGGGCCTGGAATACGGCGCTGGCCCTGGTGTGCGGCAATTCCGTCGTCTGGAAACCCTCGGAGAAGACGCCCCTGACCGCCTTGGCGTGCCAGGCGATTTTCGATCGCGCCGCGGCAAGCTTCGGCAAGGCGCCCGCGCATCTGTCGCAGGTGGTCGTTGGGCAACGCGAAGCCGGCGAGGCGCTGGTCGACCATCCCAAGGTTGCGCTGGTCTCCGCCACGGGCAGCACGCGCATGGGCCGGGAAGTCGGCCCCCGCGTCGCCCGCCGCTTCGGCCGCTCCCTGCTCGAATTGGGCGGCAACAATGCGGTGATCGTCGCGCCCTCGGCGGACCTGGATCTGGCGGTACGCGGCATCGTCTTCGCGGCCGTCGGCACCGCTGGGCAGCGCTGCACCACGACGCGCCGCCTGATCGTCCACCACAGCCTGAAGGCCGCATTGGTGGAGCGCCTGAAAAAAGCCTATGCGGGACTGCCCATCGGCAATCCGCTGGAATCCGGGACGCTGGTCGGTCCCTTGATCGACCAGGGCGGCTTCGATGGCATGCAGCGCGCGCTGGCCGCCGTACGCGAAGAGGGCGGCCGGATCACGGGCGGCGAACGGGTGCTGCAGGACCGCTATCCGCAGGCTTACTACGTGAAGCCGGCCATCGTCGAAATGGACCGGCAGACCGACACCGTGCGCCATGAGACCTTCGCGCCCATCCTGTACGTGGTGGGCTATGACACGCTGGAAGAGGCGCTGCGGATCCAGAACGACGTGCCGCAGGGCCTGTCGTCCGCCATCTTCACCAACGACCTGCGCGAAGCGGAAACCTTTCTGTCGGCCAGCGGTTCGGATTGCGGCATCGCCAACGTCAATATCGGCACTTCCGGCGCGGAGATCGGCGGCGCCTTCGGCGGCGAAAAGGAAACCGGCGGCGGCCGGGAATCCGGTTCCGACGCATGGCGCGCCTATATGCGCCGCGCCACGAACACCGTGAATTATTCGCGGGCGCTGCCGCTGGCGCAGGGTGTGAAGTTCGACATCTGA
- a CDS encoding DUF2271 domain-containing protein, translating to MRKLIVTAFLAGTVARAAHGAELDVNVEIPRLDVAEYHRPYVAIWIENADQSVAADLAVWYDVAKRNHEGEEWLKDLRQWWRRSGRNQQFPVDGVSGATKPVGTHAVRLDSQAPALAALKPGKYAVVVEAAREVGGRELVRVPFDWPPGKPAAYSQRGEHELGAVAVRVAP from the coding sequence ATGCGCAAACTCATCGTCACCGCCTTTCTGGCCGGCACGGTCGCCCGTGCGGCCCATGGCGCCGAACTGGACGTCAACGTGGAGATTCCGCGGCTCGATGTCGCGGAATATCACCGGCCCTATGTGGCGATCTGGATCGAGAACGCGGACCAGAGCGTCGCCGCGGACCTGGCGGTCTGGTACGACGTGGCCAAGCGCAACCATGAAGGCGAGGAATGGCTGAAGGACCTGCGCCAGTGGTGGCGCCGCAGCGGACGCAACCAGCAGTTTCCGGTGGACGGCGTAAGCGGCGCCACCAAGCCGGTGGGCACGCATGCCGTGCGGCTCGATAGCCAGGCGCCCGCCCTGGCGGCGCTGAAGCCGGGCAAGTACGCGGTCGTGGTTGAAGCCGCCCGCGAGGTGGGCGGCCGCGAATTGGTGCGCGTGCCCTTCGACTGGCCGCCCGGCAAGCCGGCGGCGTATTCCCAACGCGGCGAACACGAACTGGGCGCCGTCGCCGTGCGCGTGGCCCCGTGA
- a CDS encoding methyl-accepting chemotaxis protein, with protein sequence MFRNLSVRALLTSALAIFFVLFVVLGAGAYHMLAANRAAIQQMLETNVVRGDAARQIAGELLRGRLAVTISLTQLKDGDKAAAIKTAGRTQSYTKSADDLIGRLRGHEDTSAEGGPLYRKMMEAYEIYRTQAYDPLVAAAMAGDLALALRLTDQKVTPMGTAFTKAINDYAEYASRSGQHVAETSSARIGMALAIAAVAGIVIVLIIAGLFVTFSRTVFMPLRLAGELCDRIAGGDLTQRIQVGAKNEIGMLFQALKRMQDSLARTVSAVRSGVHEIHGGAREISAGNQDLSSRTEQQAASLEETAASMEELASTVRQNADNARQANQMAVEASEVARRGGEAVSHVVDTMRGISDSSQRIAEIVSVIDGIAFQTNILALNAAVEAARAGEQGKGFAVVASEVRALAQRSGQAAKEIKSLIDDSSGKVSVGSAQVERAGATMQEIVASVRRVSDIVAEIAAASEEQSTGIGQVNQAVSQMDAATQQNAALVEQAAAAASSLEDQASRLQEAVAIFRLSTGDVIDAPAPALEGGPIRALPAMA encoded by the coding sequence ATGTTCCGCAATTTGAGTGTCCGCGCGCTGCTGACATCGGCCTTGGCCATCTTCTTCGTTCTTTTCGTTGTGCTGGGCGCGGGCGCTTATCACATGCTTGCGGCAAACCGCGCCGCGATCCAGCAGATGCTGGAGACCAACGTGGTGCGCGGCGACGCGGCGCGCCAGATTGCCGGGGAACTGCTGCGCGGGCGTCTGGCGGTGACGATTTCGCTGACCCAATTGAAGGATGGCGACAAGGCCGCTGCCATCAAGACTGCCGGCCGTACCCAAAGCTATACGAAAAGCGCCGACGACCTTATCGGCCGCCTGCGCGGCCACGAGGACACCTCCGCCGAAGGCGGGCCGCTGTATCGCAAGATGATGGAGGCCTACGAGATCTACCGGACGCAGGCCTACGATCCGCTGGTCGCGGCCGCCATGGCGGGCGACCTGGCGCTGGCCCTGCGGCTCACCGACCAGAAGGTGACGCCCATGGGCACCGCTTTTACCAAGGCGATCAACGACTATGCCGAGTACGCCAGCCGTTCCGGCCAGCACGTGGCCGAGACATCGTCCGCGCGGATCGGCATGGCCCTGGCGATTGCGGCGGTGGCGGGCATCGTCATCGTGCTCATCATCGCCGGGCTCTTCGTCACCTTCTCGCGCACGGTGTTCATGCCGCTGCGCCTGGCGGGCGAGTTGTGCGACCGCATCGCGGGCGGCGACCTGACGCAACGCATCCAGGTCGGCGCCAAGAATGAAATCGGCATGCTGTTCCAGGCGCTGAAGCGCATGCAGGACAGCCTGGCGCGCACGGTGTCGGCCGTCCGCTCCGGCGTGCATGAGATCCACGGCGGCGCGCGGGAGATCTCCGCGGGCAATCAGGATCTGTCGTCCCGCACGGAGCAGCAGGCCGCCTCGCTGGAAGAAACCGCCGCCAGCATGGAAGAGCTGGCGTCGACGGTGCGGCAGAATGCCGACAACGCGAGGCAGGCGAACCAGATGGCGGTGGAAGCCTCGGAGGTCGCCCGGCGCGGCGGCGAGGCGGTCAGCCATGTCGTCGACACCATGCGCGGCATTTCGGACAGTTCGCAACGCATCGCGGAAATCGTCAGCGTCATCGACGGCATCGCGTTCCAGACGAACATCCTGGCCTTGAACGCGGCCGTGGAAGCGGCCCGCGCAGGGGAACAGGGCAAGGGCTTCGCGGTGGTGGCGAGCGAAGTGCGCGCGCTGGCGCAGCGCAGCGGCCAGGCCGCCAAGGAAATCAAGAGCCTGATCGACGATTCCAGCGGCAAGGTGTCCGTCGGGTCGGCCCAGGTCGAACGCGCCGGCGCCACCATGCAGGAAATCGTCGCGTCGGTGCGGCGCGTCAGCGACATCGTCGCGGAAATCGCCGCGGCCTCCGAAGAACAGTCCACCGGGATCGGCCAGGTCAACCAGGCCGTATCGCAGATGGACGCCGCCACGCAGCAGAATGCTGCGCTGGTCGAACAGGCGGCCGCGGCCGCCTCATCCCTGGAGGACCAGGCCAGCCGCCTGCAAGAGGCGGTGGCGATCTTCCGCCTGAGCACGGGCGACGTGATCGACGCCCCCGCGCCGGCCCTCGAAGGCGGGCCGATACGAGCGCTGCCCGCGATGGCCTGA
- a CDS encoding type II toxin-antitoxin system RelE/ParE family toxin, whose product MEFIETPVFTRLISSLLSDQEYAGLQQLLIENPERGDLIRGGGGIRKVRYGRQGIGKSGGIRVIYYWISEHHRIYMLAAYPKCRKDDLTPGEISILRDFVKEL is encoded by the coding sequence ATGGAATTCATAGAAACCCCGGTATTCACGAGGTTGATCTCCTCGTTGTTGTCGGATCAGGAATATGCCGGGCTGCAGCAGCTGCTGATTGAGAACCCCGAGCGGGGCGATCTCATTCGAGGCGGTGGCGGCATACGGAAGGTACGGTATGGTCGGCAAGGCATTGGAAAAAGCGGCGGGATCCGGGTCATTTACTACTGGATCAGTGAACACCATCGGATCTACATGCTCGCGGCCTATCCAAAATGCAGGAAAGACGATCTGACACCCGGCGAGATTTCGATCCTGCGCGACTTCGTCAAGGAGCTGTGA
- a CDS encoding isocitrate lyase/PEP mutase family protein codes for MSDSAKRRAGFRAAVERRQGLLMPGAFNALSARVAADAGFQALYLSGAGVTNMYLGLPDLSFIGLSDMADHTARVRDAVDLPLLVDADTGYGNAVNVGFAVRTLERAGADAIQLEDQVNPKKCGHFNGKAVIETAEMLGKIRAAVDARTDPNLLIVARTDACAIHGFDAAIERAQAFSEAGADVLFVEAVESLAEVEKLPSLLPRPLLMNIVIGGKTPALPQARLAELGFGIVLYANAALQGAVLGMQKAFAALSRTGMLDENPDLVVPFQERQRLVDKARYDKLEQQYAAP; via the coding sequence ATGTCTGATTCCGCCAAACGCCGCGCCGGTTTCCGCGCCGCCGTCGAACGCCGCCAGGGCCTGCTGATGCCCGGCGCCTTCAATGCACTGAGCGCCCGCGTGGCGGCCGATGCCGGCTTTCAGGCGCTCTACCTGAGCGGCGCGGGCGTCACCAATATGTACCTGGGCTTGCCCGACCTCAGCTTCATCGGGCTGAGCGATATGGCCGATCACACGGCGCGCGTGCGCGACGCGGTCGACCTGCCGCTGCTGGTTGACGCGGACACGGGCTACGGCAATGCGGTCAACGTGGGCTTCGCGGTTCGCACGCTGGAGCGGGCAGGGGCCGACGCCATCCAGCTCGAAGATCAGGTCAATCCCAAGAAGTGCGGGCACTTCAACGGCAAGGCCGTCATTGAAACGGCCGAAATGCTCGGCAAGATCCGCGCGGCCGTCGACGCCCGCACCGATCCCAATCTGCTCATCGTCGCGCGCACGGACGCCTGCGCCATCCATGGTTTCGATGCCGCGATCGAACGCGCGCAGGCCTTCAGCGAGGCGGGCGCCGACGTGTTGTTCGTCGAAGCCGTGGAATCTCTGGCCGAGGTGGAAAAGCTGCCCTCGCTGCTGCCGCGGCCGCTGCTGATGAACATCGTCATCGGGGGCAAGACGCCCGCGCTGCCGCAGGCCCGCCTGGCCGAACTGGGGTTCGGCATCGTGCTGTACGCGAATGCGGCCTTGCAGGGCGCCGTTCTGGGCATGCAGAAGGCGTTCGCGGCCTTGAGCCGCACTGGCATGCTGGATGAAAATCCCGACCTGGTCGTGCCTTTCCAGGAGCGTCAACGCCTGGTGGACAAGGCCCGCTACGACAAGCTGGAGCAGCAATACGCGGCGCCTTGA
- a CDS encoding FAD:protein FMN transferase, with the protein MGTTWSARLALPLGVNEAAVRRAVQDALDGVVAQMSHWETGSAISRFNRAGRGWVPLPAGMRVVLDCALSVAAHTDGAYDPTIGALAQAWGFAPHQRAYEPPSGDAIAAALARCGWRRLRRDAENAWQDGGVHLDFSSIAKGYGVDRAAAALDALGVTGYLVEVGGELRARGARPDGLPWRVAVEWPDSGAHAANVVLQDAAIATSGDYRRYFLHAGKRHSHTLDPRNGRPVDNGVASVTVLHPECMQADAWATALTVLGPDEGRRCADRHGLAALFIVRREGKLDMQSTALWRARQERVS; encoded by the coding sequence ATGGGCACCACCTGGTCGGCGCGCCTGGCGCTGCCCCTGGGCGTGAACGAGGCGGCCGTGCGCCGCGCCGTGCAGGACGCGCTGGACGGCGTCGTGGCGCAGATGAGCCATTGGGAAACCGGCTCGGCCATCAGCCGCTTCAATCGCGCCGGCCGCGGCTGGGTGCCCCTGCCTGCCGGCATGCGCGTCGTGCTGGATTGCGCGCTGTCCGTCGCGGCGCACACGGACGGCGCCTACGACCCGACCATCGGCGCGCTGGCGCAGGCCTGGGGCTTCGCGCCGCACCAACGCGCGTATGAGCCGCCGTCGGGCGACGCCATCGCCGCGGCCCTGGCGCGCTGCGGCTGGCGACGGCTGCGGCGCGACGCCGAAAACGCCTGGCAGGATGGCGGCGTGCACCTCGATTTTTCTTCCATTGCAAAGGGCTATGGCGTGGACCGCGCCGCCGCCGCGCTGGACGCGCTGGGGGTCACCGGCTATCTGGTGGAAGTGGGCGGCGAGCTGCGCGCTCGCGGCGCGCGCCCGGACGGATTGCCCTGGCGCGTGGCCGTGGAATGGCCCGACAGCGGCGCGCATGCGGCCAACGTGGTGCTGCAGGATGCCGCCATTGCCACGTCGGGCGACTACCGGCGCTATTTCCTGCATGCCGGCAAGCGGCATTCGCACACGCTGGACCCGCGCAACGGCCGGCCCGTGGACAACGGCGTCGCGTCCGTCACGGTGCTTCACCCGGAGTGCATGCAGGCCGACGCATGGGCCACCGCCTTGACGGTGCTCGGCCCGGATGAAGGTCGGCGCTGTGCCGATCGGCATGGCCTGGCCGCGCTGTTCATCGTGCGCCGGGAAGGAAAGCTCGACATGCAGTCCACGGCGCTCTGGCGCGCGCGGCAGGAGCGCGTCTCATGA